Proteins encoded within one genomic window of Thiothrix litoralis:
- a CDS encoding uracil-DNA glycosylase produces the protein MPKDSRVQEEVREVQEVVPDIKRPLPSPIPVSFDCSYMDWQQLRTAVQSCTRCDISKVRTQTVFGTGNQQAPWMVIGEAPGAEEDRQGEPFVGKAGQLLNNMLLAIGMPRETVYIANVLKCRPPNNRDPKPDEATHCRGYLERQIELVNPSLILVVGRIAAQNLLQTTEPLARLRGKQHRAPVSGTPVVVTYHPAYLLRQPADKRKAWQDLLFAREVSSQYVPTSH, from the coding sequence ATGCCAAAAGATAGTAGGGTGCAGGAAGAGGTGAGGGAGGTGCAGGAGGTTGTCCCTGACATAAAACGGCCTCTTCCCTCGCCAATACCTGTTTCTTTCGACTGTTCCTACATGGACTGGCAACAACTCCGCACCGCAGTCCAATCCTGTACCCGTTGCGACATCAGCAAAGTCCGTACCCAGACTGTGTTCGGCACGGGCAATCAGCAAGCACCTTGGATGGTAATTGGTGAAGCCCCCGGTGCGGAAGAAGACCGCCAAGGCGAGCCTTTCGTCGGCAAGGCCGGGCAGTTGCTCAACAATATGCTGCTAGCGATCGGGATGCCGCGTGAAACGGTTTACATCGCCAATGTCCTCAAGTGCCGCCCGCCCAATAACCGCGACCCGAAGCCGGACGAGGCTACTCATTGCCGGGGCTATCTGGAACGCCAGATTGAGCTGGTGAACCCGTCGCTGATTTTGGTGGTAGGCCGTATTGCTGCCCAAAACCTGTTACAGACGACGGAGCCGCTGGCACGTTTGCGCGGTAAGCAGCATCGCGCCCCTGTGAGTGGCACGCCGGTTGTCGTGACGTATCACCCTGCTTATCTGTTGCGCCAGCCTGCTGACAAACGTAAGGCGTGGCAGGATTTATTGTTTGCCCGTGAAGTTTCTAGCCAATATGTCCCAACATCACACTGA
- the pcnB gene encoding polynucleotide adenylyltransferase PcnB produces the protein MLSHEDAAAHVPSAVHHIPPDKVCGRAKDVIRRLQKAGYEAYLVGGCVRDLLLGITPKDFDIATSARPEEIRRLFNSCRLIGRRFRLAHIYYGRDYLEVATFRAPHDDSDAGGKVNDEGRITHDNVYGTLDEDVWRRDFTINALFYNPISGELLDFVGGLEDLRHGQIRLIGDPEMRFREDPVRLLRAIRFAAKLGFAIEEDTREPMTSLAILLEGVSSARLFDEIIKLLHSGDGLNTFRLLREYDMLQHLLPLTAESIEEDSSGNFERMVELSLGNTDQRLREGKSVMPGFLYAVLLWHKVNLAALALQTEGAPELQALNEAATDALRDQVDFTAVPRRFSNITREIWALQARFRYRDLRRASALVGNVRFRAAYDFLCLRAEAGEPVKEDAEWWTTFQFATQEEREVLCRDSADKKGGLRRRKKRKKSTGSSKAAPPPSAE, from the coding sequence ATGTTAAGTCACGAGGATGCTGCTGCGCACGTACCTTCCGCCGTGCATCATATACCCCCCGATAAAGTCTGTGGTCGTGCTAAAGATGTGATCCGGCGCTTGCAAAAGGCGGGCTACGAAGCCTATCTGGTGGGTGGTTGTGTGCGCGATTTGCTGTTGGGGATTACCCCGAAAGACTTTGATATTGCTACCAGCGCCCGCCCGGAAGAAATCCGCCGCTTGTTTAATTCCTGCCGTTTGATCGGGCGACGTTTCCGCTTGGCGCATATTTATTACGGGCGTGATTATCTGGAAGTCGCTACGTTCCGTGCCCCACATGATGACAGCGATGCGGGCGGCAAGGTCAATGACGAAGGCCGCATTACCCACGATAACGTTTACGGCACACTCGATGAAGATGTGTGGCGGCGTGATTTCACCATCAATGCGTTGTTTTACAACCCGATCAGTGGCGAGTTGCTGGATTTTGTGGGTGGTTTGGAAGATTTGCGCCACGGTCAAATCCGTCTGATTGGCGACCCGGAAATGCGTTTCCGCGAAGACCCGGTGCGCTTGCTCCGCGCTATCCGCTTTGCTGCTAAATTAGGGTTTGCGATCGAGGAAGACACCCGTGAACCAATGACTTCACTGGCAATTTTGCTGGAAGGGGTGTCGTCGGCGCGTTTGTTCGACGAAATCATCAAGTTATTGCACAGCGGCGATGGCCTGAATACGTTCCGTCTGCTGCGTGAATACGATATGTTGCAACACTTGCTGCCGTTGACGGCCGAGAGCATTGAGGAAGACAGCAGCGGTAATTTCGAGCGCATGGTGGAATTGTCGTTAGGCAATACCGATCAGCGTTTGCGTGAAGGCAAATCAGTCATGCCGGGGTTCTTGTACGCCGTGCTGTTGTGGCACAAGGTGAACTTGGCGGCACTGGCCTTACAGACCGAGGGAGCGCCGGAACTACAGGCGCTGAATGAAGCGGCTACCGATGCTTTGCGTGATCAAGTCGATTTCACTGCTGTACCGCGCCGTTTTAGCAATATTACCCGCGAAATCTGGGCGTTGCAGGCGCGTTTCCGCTACCGTGATTTACGTCGTGCTTCGGCGTTGGTGGGGAATGTGCGTTTCCGGGCGGCTTATGACTTCCTGTGCCTGCGTGCCGAGGCTGGCGAGCCAGTGAAGGAAGACGCTGAATGGTGGACGACCTTCCAGTTTGCCACGCAGGAAGAGCGTGAAGTGCTGTGTCGGGATTCCGCCGATAAAAAAGGTGGCCTGCGCCGCCGTAAAAAGCGCAAGAAAAGCACAGGCAGTAGCAAAGCTGCGCCACCACCGTCTGCGGAATGA
- the folK gene encoding 2-amino-4-hydroxy-6-hydroxymethyldihydropteridine diphosphokinase, which translates to MKAVICYIGLGSNLGDSVANLHSAIAQLAAADGVELRGVSRFFTSKPMGPQDQPDYVNAVVCVHTDLSAHALLEALFVVERAHGRVRDAGLRWGARTLDLDLLLYGDAVIATPDLHVPHPGIAERSFVLLPLADLAPHRVFPDGRNLQDCLAALPCDDLYPLA; encoded by the coding sequence ATGAAGGCTGTGATTTGTTATATCGGCTTGGGCAGTAATCTGGGCGATTCTGTCGCCAATCTGCATTCTGCCATTGCGCAACTTGCGGCGGCTGATGGGGTGGAATTGCGTGGCGTGTCGCGCTTTTTCACCAGCAAACCGATGGGGCCGCAAGACCAGCCGGATTATGTGAATGCCGTCGTTTGTGTCCACACCGATCTGTCTGCCCATGCTTTGCTGGAAGCCCTGTTTGTGGTGGAACGGGCGCATGGGCGGGTACGTGATGCTGGTTTACGTTGGGGTGCGCGAACGCTTGATCTGGATTTGCTGTTATACGGCGATGCAGTGATCGCAACACCCGATTTACACGTACCGCATCCGGGTATCGCTGAACGTTCTTTTGTGTTGCTGCCGCTGGCCGATCTTGCGCCGCATCGGGTGTTCCCAGATGGGCGCAACTTGCAGGATTGTCTAGCAGCCTTGCCCTGCGATGACCTTTACCCGTTGGCTTGA
- a CDS encoding 2-isopropylmalate synthase, with the protein MSKQRLIIFDTTLRDGEQSPGASMTQEEKIRIALMLEKMRVDVIEGGFPIASVGDFESVRAIARLVKDSTVCGLARALEKDIDRAAEAIKPANSGRIHTFIATSPIHMQNKLRMTPDQVVEQAVFAVKRARNYTDDVEFSCEDAGRSEFDFLCRVIEAAIAAGARTINIPDTVGYQIPSVFGDMVGRLITTIPNADQAIFSVHCHNDLGLAVGNSLAAVMQGARQVECTINGLGERAGNASLEEVVMAIRVRPDVFPVETRIDATHIVPTSRLVSSVTGFPVQPNKAIVGANAFAHESGIHQDGVLKHRETYEIMRAQDVGWSDNKIVLGKHSGRNAFKTRLQELNIEFKSEEELNAAFSRFKDLADRKHDIFDEDLMVLMMDTRSAEDEVAYELISLHVCSTTGEAPEARVTLKVHDTEHTATAIGGGPVDAVYKAIESIVGESASLALYSVNNITSGTDAQGEVTVRLEKGGRIIHGHGADTDIVIASAKAYVDAWNKLAGQSLREHPQHHQGV; encoded by the coding sequence ATGTCTAAGCAGCGTTTAATCATTTTTGATACCACTTTGCGCGATGGCGAGCAAAGCCCCGGCGCATCCATGACGCAGGAAGAAAAAATCCGCATTGCCTTGATGCTGGAAAAAATGCGGGTGGATGTCATCGAAGGTGGCTTCCCTATTGCCAGTGTCGGCGACTTCGAGTCAGTTAGAGCTATTGCCCGTCTTGTCAAAGACAGCACTGTCTGTGGCCTTGCTCGTGCCTTGGAAAAAGACATTGACCGGGCGGCAGAAGCGATCAAGCCCGCCAATTCCGGGCGTATCCACACGTTCATCGCCACCTCTCCGATCCACATGCAGAACAAGCTGCGTATGACGCCGGATCAGGTGGTCGAGCAAGCGGTGTTTGCGGTGAAACGGGCGCGGAACTACACCGATGATGTGGAATTTTCTTGCGAAGATGCCGGGCGTTCCGAATTCGATTTCCTTTGCCGGGTGATCGAAGCAGCGATTGCTGCCGGGGCGCGTACCATCAATATTCCTGACACGGTTGGCTACCAGATTCCATCCGTATTTGGCGATATGGTGGGGCGTTTGATCACCACTATTCCGAATGCTGACCAAGCCATTTTCTCGGTGCATTGCCACAACGACCTAGGTTTGGCGGTAGGCAATTCCTTGGCGGCGGTCATGCAAGGCGCCCGTCAGGTCGAATGCACCATCAACGGTCTGGGCGAACGTGCCGGTAATGCCTCCCTCGAAGAAGTGGTGATGGCGATTCGGGTGCGCCCTGACGTATTCCCAGTCGAAACCCGTATCGACGCTACCCACATTGTGCCAACCTCACGGCTGGTTTCCAGCGTTACCGGCTTTCCGGTGCAGCCGAACAAGGCCATTGTTGGCGCGAATGCGTTTGCCCACGAATCCGGCATTCATCAGGATGGCGTGTTGAAACACCGCGAAACCTACGAAATCATGCGGGCGCAAGATGTGGGCTGGAGCGACAACAAGATCGTACTCGGCAAGCATTCCGGTCGTAACGCCTTCAAGACCCGCTTGCAGGAACTCAATATCGAGTTTAAGTCCGAAGAAGAACTCAATGCCGCCTTTTCGCGCTTCAAGGACTTGGCAGACCGCAAGCACGACATCTTCGACGAAGACTTGATGGTATTGATGATGGATACCCGTTCGGCCGAGGATGAGGTGGCCTATGAACTGATTTCCTTGCATGTCTGCTCAACCACGGGCGAAGCACCAGAAGCCCGCGTGACCCTGAAAGTTCACGACACAGAACATACTGCGACGGCTATTGGTGGCGGGCCAGTCGATGCGGTCTATAAAGCGATCGAAAGCATCGTCGGCGAAAGCGCCAGCCTCGCACTGTATTCCGTCAACAATATCACCAGCGGCACAGATGCGCAGGGTGAAGTGACGGTACGGCTGGAAAAGGGCGGGCGCATTATCCACGGCCACGGGGCGGATACCGACATCGTGATTGCCTCTGCCAAAGCCTATGTGGATGCGTGGAACAAGCTCGCCGGTCAGTCACTGCGCGAACATCCGCAGCACCATCAGGGAGTGTAA
- a CDS encoding transposase, with product MLKTQLKYKAMARSVVFAEVNEAYSTQTCSCCGSLSVNSPKGRAGLGIREWMCADCGTLHDRDVNAARNILAAGHSRLAGGIFIL from the coding sequence ATGTTGAAAACACAACTGAAATACAAAGCGATGGCGCGGTCAGTGGTGTTTGCAGAAGTCAACGAAGCGTACAGTACCCAGACGTGTTCGTGTTGCGGCAGTCTTTCCGTCAACAGTCCGAAAGGTAGAGCAGGGCTTGGAATAAGGGAATGGATGTGTGCCGACTGTGGCACGCTGCACGACAGAGATGTCAATGCAGCCCGCAACATTCTCGCGGCTGGGCATAGCCGTCTCGCCGGAGGAATCTTCATCCTTTAG
- the rimI gene encoding ribosomal protein S18-alanine N-acetyltransferase → MSQHHTDPDFLPLRPMTSDDVTTVMALEARAYPFPWTAAIFLDCLKHGHSGWVYEQEGQLQGYAMMMFVLDEMHLLNLCIAPESQGQGLGSRLLKTLERIARTAKAETCFLEVRQSNFSAIRLYLNTGFNEVGIRKGYYPAAIGREDAIVMAKTLF, encoded by the coding sequence ATGTCCCAACATCACACTGATCCTGATTTTCTGCCACTGCGCCCGATGACCTCAGACGATGTAACGACAGTCATGGCGCTGGAGGCTCGTGCTTACCCGTTCCCGTGGACAGCCGCGATTTTTCTGGACTGCCTCAAGCACGGTCATTCGGGCTGGGTTTATGAACAGGAGGGGCAATTGCAGGGGTATGCCATGATGATGTTCGTGCTGGATGAGATGCACCTGCTGAATCTTTGTATTGCCCCCGAAAGCCAAGGCCAAGGCTTGGGTAGCCGTCTGTTGAAAACCTTGGAACGCATTGCGCGTACTGCCAAGGCTGAAACCTGTTTTCTGGAAGTGCGTCAGTCCAATTTTTCCGCTATCCGTCTGTATTTGAACACAGGTTTTAACGAAGTGGGTATCCGCAAAGGCTATTATCCAGCCGCCATTGGGCGTGAAGATGCCATCGTCATGGCAAAAACCTTGTTCTGA